The window CCCCGATCAATCTTGGCGGCCGATAGCGGGTCGACTTGGTGCAAACGTTCTCGCAGTGCGCCGATGCCATGTTGACGCAAGTCTTCCTCGACAGCGTTTCGGAACGCTTCGTCCGCGGGAGGCCCGGCATCGAACCCGCGTAAGACACCTTTCAAATACATCGGGGTGCCGCCGACAAACATGGGGCGTTTGCTTCGTTCGAGAATGTCCTGAACGCACGCGTGAGCGGAATGCAGGTACTCAGCGACGCTGAACTCGTCCCAAGGATCAACCAAATCGATCAAGTGGTGGGGGGCTCGGGCTAGTTGGTCGGAGGTGGGTTTGGCGGAGCCAATGTCCATTCCGCGGTAGACCGCGATGGCATCGAGCGAGAGGATTTCAATTTCTTGCCGGCCATTGGTTCTGGCTGCCAGAGTTTCCGCGACCCGCAGAGCCAATTCTGTTTTGCCCGAAGCGGTCGGGCCGGTCAGAACGATCACGTCGTCGAACAATGGGGCAAAGGGCTGGGATCGCGTGTCGGGATGCATCTCGAAAGTCAGCTGATGTGGTAAACTGGATTGTTCACAAGAGACCGTGATCCAGGAAAGGGGGCAACCCGAGTGGGCATGACTTACTTTCGCCGCTATCGCATGGAGATGGACCTGCGCGATTGGAGCGGTTCGTGGGACGCACCCGACATGGCCGCTCGCGGTTACGAATGGGTGGCGTTTGACGAAGGATTGGTGCGTGAACATGCAGCTGCGAAATTTCAATCGTTTCGCAGCGAAATGGACGCGGATGTGTTTCCGTGTTTAGGCCGTCGTGATGGTTGTCTGCGTTTGATGCGAGAGATCAGCAGTCGTGCGGCGTTTGTGCCAGAGGCGACTTGGTTGATTCGCTATCGCGATCGACCGGGCGGACGTCCCATTCCCGTCGGCACGATCCAAGGTTTGGATCTCGATGAGTGGGGCGCGGTTCAGAATTTGGGCGTCGTCCCAGAACACCGCGGCAACGGACTCGGTCGAATGCTGATGATGCGATCGGCAGCGGGATTCAAATCCGCGGGATTGAAGCGGATGCATCTGGAAGTCACCACCGCGAATACGCACGCGGTTCGGCTATATGAGCGAATCGGATTCCGTCAGGCGAAGGTGGTCTACAAGGCTTGCGAAGTAGCCGGTGTGTGAGCCGAGTCAGATCGCTATTTGATGGGCCATTTTTTGGGGCCGAACAAATTGGCCTCGCCGTTGTTTCTCACGAGTCGAAGAGCGTTCGACGAATTTCGCCCAACCATCCGTGGTGATGCCGACGTAGCCGGACGGCTTGTTTGGCTTTTTCTACCGCGGAATCAAAGTGCGATGGAGACAAGAACATTTCGGCCGTGTGAGACAGTTCGGCTGCAGCGGCTAATCGATCGATCAAACCACGGTGGTAGATCGACAAGCCGTGAGCTCGGCAAAGGTCCATCGTGACCGCGTCGCTGGTCGGGACCTCCGGTTCTCGCGTTCGGTAGTACCAGAACACGCCGCCCGCGATCGCGGCCAATACGAGTGCGATTCCGGCGATGAGAACCATCGGGATCGATGAATCGTCCGAGACGGCTTGGTACTGCGGAGCCAAGTCAGTCATGCGGGTGACGTTCAGCAACGGCATCGAAAAGACGGCGTCGATATCGGCAGGCTTGTCAGAAGTGTGCGCGAAAACAATGTTGGTTAGCGAGATCATACCGTCAATCCTCGTTCTGCCATGGATGCGACCGCAGCGTCTCGCAGCGATCCATCTTGAATGCTGCAAAGCTCTCGTAGCACCGCTTCGGATTGAGATCCGGTACCGTGCGCCAACGCTTGTGCGGTCCTTAGCTTTGCCAACTGGTGATCGGTC of the Rhodopirellula baltica SH 1 genome contains:
- the miaA gene encoding tRNA (adenosine(37)-N6)-dimethylallyltransferase MiaA, which codes for MHPDTRSQPFAPLFDDVIVLTGPTASGKTELALRVAETLAARTNGRQEIEILSLDAIAVYRGMDIGSAKPTSDQLARAPHHLIDLVDPWDEFSVAEYLHSAHACVQDILERSKRPMFVGGTPMYLKGVLRGFDAGPPADEAFRNAVEEDLRQHGIGALRERLHQVDPLSAAKIDRGDSRRMIRALEFARATGTPISHRQLQFDTARSSHEGLVFALRVPRPVLHQRIEKRVEEMFAEGLVAEVQGLLALEQPLSKTSRQAVGYREIIEAIAAGDAPETAAERVVFHTRRLARRQETWLRSFSEIRGLGSFESDSAPDIDQCVESMVETILSFSD
- a CDS encoding GNAT family N-acetyltransferase, which encodes MGMTYFRRYRMEMDLRDWSGSWDAPDMAARGYEWVAFDEGLVREHAAAKFQSFRSEMDADVFPCLGRRDGCLRLMREISSRAAFVPEATWLIRYRDRPGGRPIPVGTIQGLDLDEWGAVQNLGVVPEHRGNGLGRMLMMRSAAGFKSAGLKRMHLEVTTANTHAVRLYERIGFRQAKVVYKACEVAGV